The Streptomyces noursei ATCC 11455 sequence GTCAACGTGGTAGAGCGTGAAGTTGTCGGAGTCGTCCGCCTGGATCAGGCGGGGGTTGTTCTGGTTCGACCCGGCCTTCTGGGCGTCGGTGGCGAGCTGCCACCAGCTGGTGCCCGTGTTCAAGATGGTCTGGTCGCCGCGGCCGTCGATCCGGCCCTGGCTGCCGTCGGCCGTGCGGATCGCCTCGATGCCCGCGTTGGCGCCCTCGACGTGGACCAGCGGCCTGCAGCCGCCGCCGGAGGAGGCGAGGGTGGCGCACTTGGGCTTGCCGGACTGCTGGTAGTCGGCGGGGTTGCGCGAGCCGTACAGGGTGACACCGCTGTCCAGCAGCAGCACCTCACCCTGGTGGATGGTCAGGGGGCCGGTGAGGAAGGCGTTGTGGGCGGCGTCGCCGGATCGGAGGCGGACGGCGACGGTGTTCCGGCCGGTCTGGGCGCAGCCGTCCAGGGCCTTCTGGATCCGGGCGGTGTCGGGCGGGGTGGTCTCTCAGGCGTCCAGGTCCAGGAACTTCTGGATCCGGGCGAGGGTGTCCGCCGTGCTTGTGTGCACGTGGCCAGAGATGCCGAGTGAGCTCGCGGCCGCGACGTGTCCGGGGGTGTCGTCGATGAAGAGGGCCTCGGCGGGACGGGCACCGACACCTCGGAGAGCCGCCGTGTAGATGTGGGGGTCGGGCTTCGCGACCCCGATTTCGCAGGACAAGACGACGAGATCCACTATCTCCAGAAGTCCGGCGTTCGCCATCCTGTTGCGCATGTGCGGCCAGGCGTTGCTGACGACGGCGATCTTCACGCGGCCGCGAAGGTGACGCAGGCCCTCCAGGAGGGCGCCGTCCCAGGTTTCCCTGGACGCGAGATCGTTTCGGATCTCGCTGATCAGGTCCGGGCCGAGGCCGAGTCGGTCTCGAACGACGTTCCACCAGGACTCTTCACTGGTCCGACCGATGAGCACGTGGTCGTCGTTTCCCCCGAACAGCGCGTCGAGGAAGCCCTGCGGAGGAATCCCGAGTCGGGCGCTCCACTCGATGGCCGCCGCGGTGAGGTGGTCCGGGACGAGGACGCCGCCGATGTCGATCAGGATCGCCCGCCGGTTGGAGCGGACATACTCGAGTGGCCCTTCCTGGTGGGCGTCATGGAGGTTCATGCGGCCTGCTCCTCGCGCTCGACCAGGACGCCGTTCTCGAAGCGGGCGCCGGCGCGGACCAGAGGGACCAGGTGGGCGCCGGTGATCGCCCGCCAGCGGCCCTGGGCGGACTCGACGAGCTTGAACACCATTGCGAGGGCGGCGGCCGGGCTGCCGGCGCCGCGGGTGACCTTGGTGCGGAGCTTGACGGTGGAGAAGGTGGACTCGATCGGATTCGTGGTCCGCAGGTGAATCCAGTGCTCTGCCGGGAAGTCGTAGAACGCCAGCAGCTCCTCGCGGTCCTCGGTGGGTTTTGCGACCGCCTTGGGCCACTTGGCGCCGTAGGTCCTGGCGAACGCCTCGATCGCCTTCTCGGCATGTGTACGGCCGTCGGCGTTGTAGATCTCCTGCATCGCCTTGGTTGCGCCCGGCTGTGCGGACCTCGGCAGGGCGTTCGAGACGTTGCGGGCCTTGTGGACCCAGCACCTCTGATGGCGGGCGGCCGGGAACACCTCGGCCAGCGCCTTCCACAGGCCCATCGCGCCATCGCCGACGACCAACTCGGGGTCGCGCATCCCGCGGCGGCGGCAGTCGCGCAACAGGTCGGCCCACGACTCGGTGGACTCGCGCAGCCCCTCCGCCAGGGCGATCAGCTCCTTGGTGCCGTCCGCGCGGACGCCGAGCAGGACCAGGACGCACGAGTGTGCCTGCCCGAGCCGCACCTTCGGGTGCACCCCGTCGGCCCACACGTAGACGAAGTCCCGGTCGGACAGGTCGCGGGCCTGGAAGGCGACGTGGTCGTCACTCCACTGCCTGGTCAGCCGGGTCACCGTCGCGGGTGACAGGCCGGCCGTGCCGCCGAGGAACTGCTCCAGCGCGGGCACGAAGTCTCCGGACGACAGTCCGTGCAGGTAGAGCAGCGGCAGCACCTCGGAGATCTTCGGCGACTTGCGGCACCACGGCGGCAGGATCTTCGAAGAGAACCGCTTGCGCTCGCCGGTCTCCTCGTCGATACGGCGGTCGTTCACCCGCGGGGCTTTGACCTCGACCGGGCCGGCCGCGGTGACCACCGTGCGCGGTCGGTGGTGGCCGTTGCGGACCACCAGACGGCGGCCGGCTCCGTCCGTCTCGGCCGCCAACTCTGGGGCGAGCCACAGGCACCCCCTGCCCACTGCGAAGGCAGCACTCCTGTAACTATCGAATCCACCACTGCCTGCCTCGTCATCAATCAGCTCACCTTCGGCCCTGCCGGAACCATGGATCTGCCCCGTCCCGGCGTGTACCACGGCACCGCATGGTGGTCTGGTCGCCGGGCCACCCTCGACTACTACGACCGCATCGTGGCCGAACTTGCCGAACACTCCGCCCCCGATGCCCTCCGGCAAGCCTGGCAGAACAACCCAACCCCTGAGCAGTACGTCCTCGACCTCCACTTCGTACGCGACGTCTGTGAGGATGACGAAGACGATGCGTAAGCACTGAAGGCGCACTGGGGGCGAAGGCGGCAGCCCACCGGCTTCGACGAGGAGATGCACAAATCACACAACGAGGCCGAGCGGTCGATCGACCGGATCAAGCAGTTCCGAGGAAGGGGAACCTCTTGGCGATGGCGACTCCGCTCCTGGCTGGGCGCGCACGACGGTGACTCGAGTGGGGCCGTCGGCTGGCAGCAAGGCCACCTGCCGGGCCTGGTGCGCCTGCCGACCGCGGGCATCCCGGTTCGGGTGCCGCACCCTTGTTGGACCCAGCGGTTCCCGTCGTCACCCACTGCTGGGGTCCGGCTATGACGTCTCCACTTCAGCGGTGCCCGCTCTCGCCCAACTCGGCTATCGAGTCGAGGAGATGATCGACGGAGTCGACTACTGGACCGTGAGGGCTTCCCTCTCGAAACCGCCGTCTGCGCTTGCTGACCGGAATCGCGTGCTGGACGAGATCGTGGATGTGGGTCATGGCCCGGGCACGGAAGCCTTCGTTCTTCGCTCGGACGGACTGGTGCGTGGTGAGCTACTGATCCTGCTGCTACCGCGCGAAGCAACCGGTGTCGGCGCCCATCCGGGGAAGCGTCCGGACGTGGTGGGAGGTGATGCCGTATGCGGTTGGTTACTCTCTCGCCCCCTTGCGGGCCACGGCTGTCTGGGCCATACCGGGCAGGAAGTCGGTGAACAGTTCGTGCACCTCGTGGACCAGGGGGCGCAGCACCCGGAAGCGGGCCAGCGATACCCCCCGTGCGGTCAGTCGTGCGCCGCGGCCGGCCAGTTGGCGGCTGCGCTCGCGGCCGGGGGAACGGTCGAAGACCCAGTAAAGGACGAGTCCCATTTGGGACAGCCACATCAGCTCGGGCAGCACGTCGGCGAGTTCGGCGGGGACCTTCGCCTTCGAGCCGGTCAGTACTTCGCGGTGCACGTCGATGGCTGCGCGGCGGGCGTGCTCGGATTCGGCCGAGAAGGGGCTGAGGGGGCTGTCCGGGTCGGCGGCGTTTTTGAAGAACTGGGCCGCGAACTCGTGGAACGGTGTGGCGATGTCCAGCCAGGCGCGCAGTACGCCGGCCAGCCGTGCTTCCAGGTCCGTTTCCTGGTCCAGCACGTCGCGGACCGCCGCCCGGTGCTCGGCGGCGATCCG is a genomic window containing:
- a CDS encoding HAD family hydrolase, with protein sequence MNLHDAHQEGPLEYVRSNRRAILIDIGGVLVPDHLTAAAIEWSARLGIPPQGFLDALFGGNDDHVLIGRTSEESWWNVVRDRLGLGPDLISEIRNDLASRETWDGALLEGLRHLRGRVKIAVVSNAWPHMRNRMANAGLLEIVDLVVLSCEIGVAKPDPHIYTAALRGVGARPAEALFIDDTPGHVAAASSLGISGHVHTSTADTLARIQKFLDLDA
- a CDS encoding IS256 family transposase, with translation MHGSGRAEGELIDDEAGSGGFDSYRSAAFAVGRGCLWLAPELAAETDGAGRRLVVRNGHHRPRTVVTAAGPVEVKAPRVNDRRIDEETGERKRFSSKILPPWCRKSPKISEVLPLLYLHGLSSGDFVPALEQFLGGTAGLSPATVTRLTRQWSDDHVAFQARDLSDRDFVYVWADGVHPKVRLGQAHSCVLVLLGVRADGTKELIALAEGLRESTESWADLLRDCRRRGMRDPELVVGDGAMGLWKALAEVFPAARHQRCWVHKARNVSNALPRSAQPGATKAMQEIYNADGRTHAEKAIEAFARTYGAKWPKAVAKPTEDREELLAFYDFPAEHWIHLRTTNPIESTFSTVKLRTKVTRGAGSPAAALAMVFKLVESAQGRWRAITGAHLVPLVRAGARFENGVLVEREEQAA
- a CDS encoding TetR family transcriptional regulator, whose protein sequence is MRLFQERGYDKTTMRAIAKEAGVSVGNAYYYFASKEHLIQGFYDRIAAEHRAAVRDVLDQETDLEARLAGVLRAWLDIATPFHEFAAQFFKNAADPDSPLSPFSAESEHARRAAIDVHREVLTGSKAKVPAELADVLPELMWLSQMGLVLYWVFDRSPGRERSRQLAGRGARLTARGVSLARFRVLRPLVHEVHELFTDFLPGMAQTAVARKGARE